Part of the Verrucomicrobiota bacterium genome, TCCTGAAAGCTTTAGGATCGCCATCGGAGTAATCAGCCAAGCCGGGAAACCAATCGCATTGTGCTCGTTTGTCATTTCGTTACTGAATGCGACCAGTATCCGCTCAGAGCCGGAAAGGTAGACCAGCCCACCAGACACCAGAAAGAAGGTTAGTATTCCTGTAGAGGTGAAATAGAGGATATTGTTTAGTTTCATTACTGCTTGGATAACTTGAGCGCCGTCTTCTTCAGTCAGAAAAGATAGGCGACAGTCGATTCCCTCGTCACTCCCAAAACCGCTTCCCGAGTAGAATCCAGAAGATTCCATCCCGAAACGAATGATCGCTCTCTTTCCTACCGGCGGATCGAACGATCTCACTCTGCATCTTCATTCAGGTTCTATTATTTGACCAACGGCTCCAGCACTTCCCATACATTATCCGCGAGAATCGCCTGCCCTTTTGCATTCGGATGAATACGATCAGGGAGGTTGAGCTCTACCACCCCGCCTACTCCTTCGAGTAGGAACGGAATCAGCGTGGCGTCATTTGCCTCAGCGAGCTTTGGATAAACGGCAGCAAACCGTTCGGTATAATCCCGTCCGAAACTCGGCGGCATTCGCATGCCTGCGATCACAATTTTTGCATCGGGATACTTCTCGACGACCCGATCGACAATCCCCTGAAGATTTTCCTCTGTTGCCTCTACATCAAAACCCCGCAGCCCGTCATTTCCTCCAAGGGCGAGAACAAAGATATCCACGGGCTGTCGAAGCATCCAATCAATCCGGCGCAATCCACCTGCCGAGGTGTCACCGCTCACCGCGCCAACAACCACTGTCCCATTCAAACTCGCAGCATCCATCTTTTCCTGAATGAGAGCCGGATAAGCTTGGGAGGGATCAAGACCATAGCCTGCAGTCAGACTATCGCCAAAGAACAGAATGCGGCGGGATTCGTTTGCAATGGCACTGTCCAAGAGCAGAGAGAGGCAGGCGAACACGAGGGCCACCCTCTTCCAAGAGAATCCTAAACCCTTCAGACGTCCGGTGTGATCCATGCTATTATAATATCCAACCAAATCCACTCTTGATGCAACCCACTACCGAAAAACCACCCGCCCTACAACT contains:
- a CDS encoding DoxX family protein; protein product: MRSFDPPVGKRAIIRFGMESSGFYSGSGFGSDEGIDCRLSFLTEEDGAQVIQAVMKLNNILYFTSTGILTFFLVSGGLVYLSGSERILVAFSNEMTNEHNAIGFPAWLITPMAILKLSGAVALWLPIVPKWLREWAYAGIFFNLLFAIGAHVFNPINPNDTDLIAILPFAMVIVSRITLFRREADS
- a CDS encoding arylesterase, yielding MDHTGRLKGLGFSWKRVALVFACLSLLLDSAIANESRRILFFGDSLTAGYGLDPSQAYPALIQEKMDAASLNGTVVVGAVSGDTSAGGLRRIDWMLRQPVDIFVLALGGNDGLRGFDVEATEENLQGIVDRVVEKYPDAKIVIAGMRMPPSFGRDYTERFAAVYPKLAEANDATLIPFLLEGVGGVVELNLPDRIHPNAKGQAILADNVWEVLEPLVK